A portion of the Musa acuminata AAA Group cultivar baxijiao chromosome BXJ1-1, Cavendish_Baxijiao_AAA, whole genome shotgun sequence genome contains these proteins:
- the LOC103972904 gene encoding serine/threonine protein phosphatase 2A 57 kDa regulatory subunit B' theta isoform, whose amino-acid sequence MPRSMIKQFLSRFPRKQSKSGDKRDSPAGASPPSSTSSTSSKGGDLPSSRITILPPGSDPRLNHLTYYVPAVKSKQNGSSVLPAYEALPSFKDVSSSERQILFIKKLNLCCVVFDFIDTTKNLKEESIKRQTLQDLADYVTSANAKFPESVIQEIIKMVSINLFRTFISLPNEYKALQAFDLEDDQPVMDPAWPHLHLVYDFFLRFIQSPETDAKVAKRYIDHSFVLKLLDLFDSEDSREREYLKTILHRIYGKFMVHRPFIRKSINNIFYRFIFETEKHNGIAELLEVLGSVINGFALPLKEEHKLFLVRALIPLHKPKCMGMYHQQLLYCITQFIDKDCKLADIVIRGLLKFWPVTNSSKEVMFLGELEEVLDATQPAEFQRCMVPLFHQVARCLSSSHFQVAERSLFLWNNDHIENLIKQNDKVLLPIIFPLLERNAKCHWNQAVQSLTLNVCEIFSDNNHELFADCLKKFEEDEVKGKEIQLKRESTWKRLEELATTKAASNEPVLIPCIIRHPV is encoded by the exons atgcctcgCAGCATGATTAAGCAATTTTTGAGTCGGTTCCCTCGAAAGCAGTCCAAGTCGGGTGATAAACGGGATTCGCCTGCAGGAGCGAGTCCGCCATCATCAACTTCTTCAACCAGTTCAAAAGGTGGGGACTTGCCAAGCAGCAGGATCACGATTCTCCCTCCTGGTTCGGACCCTCGGTTAAATCATCTAACCTATTATGTTCCTGCTGTTAAGTCAAAGCAGAACGGCAGTTCAGTCCTCCCTGCCTATGAAGCATTGCCGAGCTTCAAGGATGTCTCGAGCTCTGAGAGGCAGATCTTATTTATCAAAAAGTTGAATTTGTGTTGTGTTGTTTTTGACTTCATAGACACAACGAAGAATTTGAAAGAAGAGAGCATAAAACGACAGACTCTACAAGATCTTGCTGACTATGTTACATCAGCCAATGCAAAGTTTCCAGAGAGTGTTATCCAAGAGATCATCAAGATGGTTTCCATAAACTTGTTTAGGACCTTCATTTCCCTGCCGAATGAGTACAAGGCTTTGCAAGCTTTTGACTTGGAGGACGATCAACCTGTAATGGACCCTGCATGGCCACACTTGCATCTTGTTTATGACTTCTTTTTAAGGTTCATTCAATCTCCTGAGACAGATGCAAAGGTGGCAAAAAGATATATTGATCATTCCTTTGTTCTTAAGCTGCTTGATCTCTTTGATTCAGAAGACAGTCGAGAGAGGGAATATCTAAAGACCATTCTTCACCGTATCTATGGAAAATTTATGGTTCACCGGCCATTTATAAGGAAATCCATTAATAACATCTTCTATCGGTTTATCTTTGAAACAGAAAAGCACAATGGGATTGCAGAGTTATTGGAGGTATTGGGAAGTGTTATTAATGGGTTTGCATTGCCTTTGAAGGAGGAACATAAATTGTTCCTTGTTCGGGCATTAATCCCACTTCATAAGCCAAAATGCATGGGCATGTACCATCAGCAGTTATTATACTGCATAACTCAATTTATTGACAAAGATTGCAAacttgcagatattgtcataagggGCTTGTTGAAATTTTGGCCTGTTACTAATAGTTCAAAGGAAGTAATGTTTTTAGGAGAGTTGGAAGAGGTCTTGGATGCAACTCAGCCTGCAGAGTTTCAGCGATGTATGGTGCCACTGTTCCATCAGGTAGCCCGCTGCTTGAGTAGTTCTCATTTTCAG GTGGCTGAGAGGTCATTGTTCCTATGGAATAATGATCATATTGAAAACTTGATCAAACAAAATGACAAGGTGTTATTACCCATAATCTTTCCTTTACTTGAAAGAAATGCAAAGTGTCACTGGAATCAGGCTGTTCAGAGCTTGACGTTAAATGTTTGTgagattttctctgataacaACCATGAGCTCTTTGCTGACTGCCTGAAGAAGTTCGAGGAAGATGAAGTTAAAGGCAAGGAGATCCAATTAAAACGGGAATCCACATGGAAACGCCTTGAAGAACTTGCTACTACAAAAGCTGCAAGTAATGAGCCTGTGCTTATTCCATGCATCATTCGCCATCCAGTTTAA